The sequence CGCGGCGGCGCCGCTCGTGCCGCTGCGGCTGCTGCGCTCCCGCGCGTTGAGCACGGCCGGCGGCGCGCTGGCGCTCAACGGGGCCGGCTTCCTGTCGATGTTCTTCCTCACCGCGATCTTCCTCCAGCAGGTCAGGCACGGCAGTGCGCTGCACGCGGGGGTCGAGTTCCTGCCGATGGGCGGCACAGCGATCTTCGGCGCGGTCGCGGCCACCCCGCTGGTCACCCGGTTCGGCACCCGCCCGGTGCAGATCGGTGGCGCGATGATGAGCACGGTGGGGCTGCTGCTGCTCACCGCGGCGGGCGCCGACGGGTCGTACGCCGGCCAACTCCTGCCCGGCCTGCTGCTGTTCGGCGCGGGCATCACGTCCGTGGCGGTACCCGCGCAGATCGCCGCGGTCGCCGACGTCTCCGCGCACGAGGCCGGCGCCGCCTCCGGTGTCGTCACCGCCTTCAACCAGGTGGGCGGCGCGCTCGGGCTCGCCGTCGTCACCACGCTGTCCACCTCGAAGACCACCTCCGACCTCGCGCACGGCAGTTCCCAGTCCGACGCGCTGGTGGCCGGGTTCCACCGCGGACTGCTGGTCGCGGCCGCCTTCATGGTGGTGGCGATCGCGGTCACCGCGCTGTCGCCGCGGCTGGCGCCCAGCGCCGAGCAGATCGCCGAGGCGTCGGTGGCGGCGTAACGCCCGTAGGGACGCCCGCCCGTGCGCCCGTCCGCCGGCCCGCCCGTACGCTCCCGCGATCGATCGGGAGGTACGGGCGGGCCGGAGGGTGGTGGCGGTGGTGGCCGGTCAGCCCGCGGCCGTCTCCGCGTCGAGCCAGGCCAGGTACGGCGCGCTGCCGCGCTCGATCGGCACCGCGATGATCTCCGGAGTGTCGTACGTGTGGGCGGACTTGAGCAGCGCTTGGAGCGTGTCGTACCGCTCGGCCGGGGTCTTGAAGAGCACCCGCCACTCCTGCTCGGCCCGGACCTCGCCCTCCCACCAGTAGACGGAGCGGATCGGCCCGTCGATCTGCGCGCAGGCCGCGGCGCGGGCCTCGACCGCCACCCGTGCCAGCTGCTCGGCGCGTTCGGCGCTGTCGGTCGTGGTCTGCACGGTGACGTACCCGGACACGGGGCCTCCACAGGTCGGTTGGGCCGAGCGTAACGGCCCTCTCAACCGGTCGGCCCCGGTCAGCCGGTCAGCCGGTCACGTCGTGAGCGTCGCCACCGCGACCGCGTATCCGCCCAGCGGGTAGGAGTCGGCGCTGCTCCACTCGCCGCGGATGTCGCCGCCGGCCGACTTCTGGTCCACCACCCTGACGTGGGCTCCGCGCAGCCCGTCGATCGTGACGGTGACCGGCGCGTTGGTCTTGTTGACCAGCAGCACCTTGCGGCGGCCCCTGTCGTCGAGCGCGAGGGCGTACACGTCGCCGGACGGCTGGTCGGGGAGTTCGATCAGCCGGCTGCCGGGCCGGATCTCGTCGAGAATCAACTCCAGCACGCGATAACGCGCGTTGGGCGCGCCGGTCGTCCAGTCCAGCATCGACACCGACGGGTACTGGCTCGGGTAGCCCATCAACTGGCTCTCGCCCACGATGTCGATGCCCATCAGCGCGAGCCGGGCGAAGACGTAGGCGTAGAGCCCGCCGGAGAAGTTCCAGTACGCGTCGGGGATCGGCGCCGGGTCGGACTGGGTGGCCGAGTCGGGCAGGATCGTGCCCAACTCGTCGACGGTGGTGCGGACATCGGGTGCCAGCGAGGTGCGGATCTGCTCGACCTGGGCGACGGTCGCGAGGAACCCGTCCGCCTGCGCGAAGCCGTCCGGCCCGTAGTCGTCCGCGGTGTCGGCGGAGTTGGGCACGGCGTAGAAGTGGTAGCTGATCAGGTCGAGCGGGACGCCGGGCCGGTGGTTGGCCCGGTCCAGGAAGTAGCGGTAGAAGTCGAAGCCGGCGGGGTTGCCGAGCGCCAGCGCGACGAACTTGGTGCGCGGTGACACCTCGTGGATCGCGGTGACGATCGCGTCGTACAGCTCCGTGTACTCCTGCGGGGTCATGGCGTGCTCGAAGTCGACCTCGTTGAGCACTTCCCAGTACGGCAGTTGGTAGTGGTACGGCGACCGGTGGAAGGCGCCGTACTCGTCGGTGAAGCCGCCGGCGGTGTACCAGGAGACCAGCCGCCGGTAGTAGTCGGCGACGACCGAGACCGGCACGGCCAGGCGCTGCCCCTGCGAGTAGCCGAAGTCCGGCGCGTCCGGGTCGTCCGGGTAGGCGACGGGGGCCGTCCAGCGGGACAGGTCGGCGGAGAAGTCGTCGGAGAGCAGCGTCGTCCCGTCGGCCGACGTCACGACGACGTTGTCGAAGTCGGCCGACTCCGAACCGTGTTCGCGGAATCCGACCGTTCCGGCGGCGAAGGTGTCGTCCTGCACGGTCAGCACGTCCGCGCCGTCCACGCTGACGGTCAGGGTGGAGCCGGCGGCGGTGGTGCGCACCTGGTAGGTCCGGCCGTCCTCGACCGCGAACGGCAGCGCGGTGGCCCGGACGGGGCCCGACTGGCCGTCCTTGAACGGGACGAAGACGATGTAGCCGCTTTGCGCCGGGGCGCTGTACGGGTAGTTCGACAGCAGGAACCCGTAGCCGTTGCCGGGGTCCCGCATCCGGACCGTCCAGCCCGCCTGCGCGTAGTCGGCCCCGTCCTGCACGCCGGTCGCCCGCGGGGTGACGTCGACGGCGAAGGTGTAGTCGGTCCAGTCCGTGCCGCTCGCGGCGATGCCGATGTCGCCGCCGACCACGTGCAGCGCGCCGTCCTTCAGCGTCCATGGCGTGGGCTGCCACATCCACTCCGGGATGGTGCTGAAGTTGAGGATCGTCGATCTGCCGCGGGTGGCCTTCTCGAAGTCCTCGACGAGCGGGTCGATGAGCGAGAAGTCCCAGCTGGTACGGCCGTCGGCCGGCGGTTCCAGCTCGGCCACCCCGAGCTTCGGGTAGGGGAACCACGGCACGAAGCGCACGTAGTCGGTGTCGAGGTTGCGCAGCGCGCGGTAGACGCTGTCGTGGATCGGCGACTCCCGGCGGATCTTGGGGTTCACCACGACCTGGAGCGTCGGCGTGGTCTTCGACACATGGCCGGCGGCGTGCCAGTCGATCGGCAGCGGTGCGTCGGCGCGCGCGGCGCCCTCGGCGTGTGCGGTGGTCGCGGGCAGCAGCGGGGCGGCCGCGGCGGCGGCACCGGCGGCGCCCAGGGACTTGAGCACGGTGCGGCGGGCGGGCGCCGCCGGGTTGCCCGCCGGGCGGGTCGAGCGGGTCGGATCGGTCGGATCGGTCGGACGGTCCATGTCGGCTCCTGTCGCATCAGGTCATGAACATGACAGTTCCGCCCGGAAGGGCGCCGGGCGCCTCGCGTCTCGAACGGTCGCGCACGGGAGGCGTGCGCGGCTCCCACGATAGAGGTGAAACGATTCATAATGGCGGAACGACGCGAGACTATGTGCTGTGCCGCGCGAGCGTCCAGGGTCCGGCGCCCCATATCTGTGCCAACGGTGGTGGGGGAGGCGGCGGTTGGAGGCGCGCTGGGCGGGCGGGTCGGGCCGGCCGGTCCAAGCGTGGCGGCCCGCGAGTGGGTGGACCTGGGGTGAAACGTTTGTATGGCGGCCGGGTGCGCGGGCCGGCTCGGGTTCGTCGCGGTGGTGAGGCGTCGCAGGGGCTGCGTCGGACGGGTTCCCGGGCGCCGGGTGCTGGAGGCCGGGTGCCAGGCGCCGGGCGTTAGGCGGTCAGGGCTTCGGGCTCCGGTGGGCTGCACTCGGCGGCCAGGCGGTCGGCGGACAGGCCGAGGGCGTTGGCGAGGGCGGTGATCGTGAAGAAGGCCGGGGTGGGAGCGCGGCCGGTCTCGATCTTGCGCAGCGTCTCCGCGGAGATGCCGGCCGCGGCCGCGACGGCGGTCATGCTCCGGTCGCCGCGGGCTGCGCGGAGCAGGGCGCCGAGGCGTTCGCCACGGGCCCGCTCCTCGGGGGTCAGGGGATTGCGCACCATGGACGTGATACTAATACCGGGATAGTTATCCGGTATGAGAATGGGGAGGCGCGTTCCATGGTCGAGATCAAGACGGACGCGGCATTGGACGCGATGCGCGAGGCCGGGCGGGTGGTGGCCGACGCGCTCGGCGCCACGCGGACGGCCGCGGCGGTCGGCGTAACGCTCACCGAGCTGGACGAGGTGGCCCGCGTGGTGCTGGCCGAAGCGGGCGCGGGCTCGCCGTTCCTCGGGTACCGGCCGTCGTTCGCGTCCGTGCCGTTCCCCGCGGTGATCTGCGCCTCGGTCAACGACGCGGTGGCGCACGGCATCCCGGACGGCTACCGGCTGCGCGACGGCGACCTGGTCAGCATCGACTGCGGCGCCGAACTGGACGGCTGGACCGGCGACGCCGCGATCAGCTTCATCGTCGGCACGCCCCGCCCCGAGGACGTCGCGCTGATCGACGCCACCCAGCGCGCGCTCGACGCGGGGATCGCCGCCGCAGTGGCCGGCAACCGGATCGGCGACATCTCGTACGCGGTGGGCGAGGTGGCCGACGCGGCCGGCTGCGGCATGCCCCCGGACTTCGGCGGCCACGGCATCGGGCGGCGGATGCACGAGGACCCGCACGTGCCCGGGCGCGGCCGCCCCGGCCGCGGCTTCCCGCTGCGGCACGGCCTCACGCTGGCGATCGAGCCGATGCTGATGTCCGGCGGGCGCAACGCGTACTTCACCGCCGACGACGGCTGGACCCTGCGCACCACCGACGGCAGCCGTGCCGCGCACATCGAACACACCGTCGCCGTCACCGCGTCCGGCCCGCGGGTGCTGACGCTGCCGTGACCGCCCTGCCGCCCGCGCGGCTTCGTCACGTGATCCGCCACGGGGAGCGCGTGCGTTCGGCTCAGGCGCCGACCCGAACCCGGCGCGAGCGAGGGCGAGTTCGAACCCGGCCCGGATGAAGGGGAGTTCGGACCCTGTGCGAGGCTGGGCGGCGTGATCCGGATTCCTCGTCGGGAAGCGCCGCGCCGGCCGGGCCGGGTGCGGTGGAGCCGTACCCGGCGAACGCTGCTCGCCGCGTTGGCCGTTGCCCCGTTGCTCGCCGCGTGCGGGGGCGGCGGTTCCACGTCGACCGGCACCGACGACCTCGCCCCGATCGCCGCCACCCGGCGCGTGGCGGCGCCCGACCTGGCGGGCACCACGCTGAGCGGCGGCCGCGACAGCCTCGCCGCGTACAAGGGCCACGTGGTGGTGATCAACATCTGGTCCAGCAACTGCGGTCCCTGCCGGGCGGAAGCGCCCGGGCTGGCCGCGGTCGCGGCGTCCACCCGCGCGCAGGGTGTGCGGTTCCTCGGTATCGACACCCGCGACTACTCGCGGACGAACGGCGCGGCCTTCGCGAAGCGGTTCGCCCTGCCCTACCCGAGCCTGTTCGACCCGTCCGGGCGGCAGGTGCTGAAGTTCCCCAGGAACAGCGTCAATCCGCAGAGCGTGCCGGCTTCCGTCGTGATCGACGCGCAAGGCAGGATCGCGGCCCGCGCGTTGCACATCCTCGACGAGGCGGACCTGCGGCGGATGCTCCGGCCGTTCCTCCCCGCGTAGCCCTCCCTCCCCGCGCAGCCGTCGTCGTCCGCCGTGCCCACGGTGTCCGCGCTGCGGCTGCCGCCGCCGCTGCCGCTGCCGCTGCCGCCGTCGCCGTGGTCCGCGTCCCCATCCACCCCCTCGCGGGCGTCCGCTTCGCACACCCGCGCGCAACTGCGCCTGGATTGGGCTGTACGGGCGAATCTCGCACCCTATGTGAGTGAAGCGCGTAGACGTCCACGGAACGGCGTTGCCATCCTCCGAGCAGCAGGACGCTGTATCGAGGGGGACCACGCATGGCAGAGCCCCATGCGGCCGCGGTAGGGGCCGCGGGTCGCATTCCGTCGCAGCAGTCGGAGCCGTACGCCGAGCCGTACACCGAGTCGCGCGACGCGGACGCGCCTGCCCAAGACCCACCGGAGGCAGCCGCGTTCGGCCCCGCGCACTTCCGTACGGCCGCCGAGCGCACCCTCGGACAGCTGGCCCGGCACATCGGCGACCACTCCGTGCGCGGTCTCGAACTGTCCGACCCGCGGGTGCTGGCCACGACCGCGCGCTCGCTGATGACGCGGGAGCGCGAGCGGGTCGCCGACTTCGACGGGGACCGGCTGGCCGCGATCGTCGACCTCTACCTGGGGACCGGCATCCAGGTGCACTCGCCGGGTGCGATGGGCCGGCAGTTCACCGGCTCGGTGCCGCTCGCGGCCGTCGTGGAGTTCGCCGGATCGGTGGCCAACCAGCCCTCGTCGTTCTACGAGGCCGCCCAACTGCCCAAAGTGGCCGAGCAGATCATGGCCGCCGAGCTCAACGCGTACATCGGCTGGGACCCCGGGCGGTTCTGCATGACCACCACGTCGGGCGGTTCGCTGGCCAACCTGACCGCGCTGCTGGCCGCCCGCAACCGCGCCTTCCCGGGCTTCTGGGCCGACGGCGCCGCCACGTTCGGCGGGCGCGGGGCCCGGCCGGCGATCGCGATCGGCGCCGACGCCCACTACAGCGTGGCCCGGGCGGCCGGCGTGATCGGCGTCGGCGAGTCCCAGATCGTCCGGCTGCCGCTCAACGCCGCCAAGCAGATCGACCCCGACGCGGCCCGTACCACGCTCGACGCCGCCAAGGCCCGCGGCCTGGACGTCTTCTGCCTGGTCGCCTCGGCCGGCACCACCGCGCTCGGTGCGTTCGACCCGCTGGACGAACTCGGCGACCTGGCAGGGGAGATGGGCTTGTGGCTGCACGTCGACGGTGCCCACGGCGCGAGCCTGCTCCTCTCCGGCCGGCTG comes from Streptomyces sp. NBC_00448 and encodes:
- the cutA gene encoding divalent-cation tolerance protein CutA, which translates into the protein MSGYVTVQTTTDSAERAEQLARVAVEARAAACAQIDGPIRSVYWWEGEVRAEQEWRVLFKTPAERYDTLQALLKSAHTYDTPEIIAVPIERGSAPYLAWLDAETAAG
- a CDS encoding GH39 family glycosyl hydrolase translates to MDRPTDPTDPTRSTRPAGNPAAPARRTVLKSLGAAGAAAAAAPLLPATTAHAEGAARADAPLPIDWHAAGHVSKTTPTLQVVVNPKIRRESPIHDSVYRALRNLDTDYVRFVPWFPYPKLGVAELEPPADGRTSWDFSLIDPLVEDFEKATRGRSTILNFSTIPEWMWQPTPWTLKDGALHVVGGDIGIAASGTDWTDYTFAVDVTPRATGVQDGADYAQAGWTVRMRDPGNGYGFLLSNYPYSAPAQSGYIVFVPFKDGQSGPVRATALPFAVEDGRTYQVRTTAAGSTLTVSVDGADVLTVQDDTFAAGTVGFREHGSESADFDNVVVTSADGTTLLSDDFSADLSRWTAPVAYPDDPDAPDFGYSQGQRLAVPVSVVADYYRRLVSWYTAGGFTDEYGAFHRSPYHYQLPYWEVLNEVDFEHAMTPQEYTELYDAIVTAIHEVSPRTKFVALALGNPAGFDFYRYFLDRANHRPGVPLDLISYHFYAVPNSADTADDYGPDGFAQADGFLATVAQVEQIRTSLAPDVRTTVDELGTILPDSATQSDPAPIPDAYWNFSGGLYAYVFARLALMGIDIVGESQLMGYPSQYPSVSMLDWTTGAPNARYRVLELILDEIRPGSRLIELPDQPSGDVYALALDDRGRRKVLLVNKTNAPVTVTIDGLRGAHVRVVDQKSAGGDIRGEWSSADSYPLGGYAVAVATLTT
- a CDS encoding helix-turn-helix domain-containing protein; translation: MVRNPLTPEERARGERLGALLRAARGDRSMTAVAAAAGISAETLRKIETGRAPTPAFFTITALANALGLSADRLAAECSPPEPEALTA
- the map gene encoding type I methionyl aminopeptidase is translated as MVEIKTDAALDAMREAGRVVADALGATRTAAAVGVTLTELDEVARVVLAEAGAGSPFLGYRPSFASVPFPAVICASVNDAVAHGIPDGYRLRDGDLVSIDCGAELDGWTGDAAISFIVGTPRPEDVALIDATQRALDAGIAAAVAGNRIGDISYAVGEVADAAGCGMPPDFGGHGIGRRMHEDPHVPGRGRPGRGFPLRHGLTLAIEPMLMSGGRNAYFTADDGWTLRTTDGSRAAHIEHTVAVTASGPRVLTLP
- a CDS encoding TlpA family protein disulfide reductase; the protein is MAVAPLLAACGGGGSTSTGTDDLAPIAATRRVAAPDLAGTTLSGGRDSLAAYKGHVVVINIWSSNCGPCRAEAPGLAAVAASTRAQGVRFLGIDTRDYSRTNGAAFAKRFALPYPSLFDPSGRQVLKFPRNSVNPQSVPASVVIDAQGRIAARALHILDEADLRRMLRPFLPA
- a CDS encoding pyridoxal phosphate-dependent decarboxylase family protein; translation: MAEPHAAAVGAAGRIPSQQSEPYAEPYTESRDADAPAQDPPEAAAFGPAHFRTAAERTLGQLARHIGDHSVRGLELSDPRVLATTARSLMTRERERVADFDGDRLAAIVDLYLGTGIQVHSPGAMGRQFTGSVPLAAVVEFAGSVANQPSSFYEAAQLPKVAEQIMAAELNAYIGWDPGRFCMTTTSGGSLANLTALLAARNRAFPGFWADGAATFGGRGARPAIAIGADAHYSVARAAGVIGVGESQIVRLPLNAAKQIDPDAARTTLDAAKARGLDVFCLVASAGTTALGAFDPLDELGDLAGEMGLWLHVDGAHGASLLLSGRLRHRLRGIEKADSLTWDAHKMMFVPAPCTLLFHRDKNAGAGAFRQQASYVFDDEPDLYTALDSGDRNLECTKRPMIMPLWVLWAVYGPALFAERIEQLCRLTERAYQLVRAATDFEAPHHPEANILCFRHRPPGLPEHHVHRHQIAIRDRIKARGDFFISKVDVDGTAALRVVLMNHRTTADHFRTLLAEIRTAGQGVERAC